Genomic DNA from Catellatospora sp. TT07R-123:
CCCGGCGAACTCGCAGCTGAACAGCATGACCCTGCCGTCGCGGGTGTAGTCCATGTGGTTGATGCCGGCGCACTTGGGATAGCGCAGCGACTTCACCGGGGTCCAGCCCGGCAGGGCGTAGTAGTCCAAGCGCCGGTACTCCTCGGCGACGACGATGGCCTGCCTGCCGTCGGGGGTGAAGTACAGGTTGTAGACGTCCTGGATGGGGAGCATGGTGCCGGGCTTGCCGGTGCGCGGGTCGACGGGCAGGATCGAGCCGCCCGGGACCCGGCTCCCGGTGACGTACAGGGTGCGCAGGTCGTACGACGGCACGACGTGCTGCGGCTCGGCCCCGCCCGGATACGTCGCGATCACGCGGTAGGTCTTCGGGTCGATGACGAACAGCTGGTCGTCGATGGTGGTGGGCACGTAGACCAGCTCGCGGTCCTTGGCCACCTCGGGCAGCAGCATGCCGGGCCCCGCGGCGGCGTACACGTCGCCGGTCGGCGGGTACTGCGGCATCCCCGGATACAGCGCCGCCTCGGCGTGCGGAGCGGACGGCTCCTCGGCTCGGGCCGCCGAGGTCGCCGGTGCCGACGGCCGTGCCGCGCACCCGGCCACGAGCGCCCAGCACACCGCGAGCGAGACCATACCCGCCCTGATCATGAAAGAAGTTTACAAAAGGGATCAACGCCGCCGCCGGGAATCGGTCGAACGGCGGGCACGGCTGAGCGGCCGCGGTCGAGTGCCCGACCACGGCCGCCCGGCCCGGCAGGGTCAGCCCTTGACCGCGCCCTGCATGATGCCGCCGATGATCTGGCGTCCCAGCACGACGAACACCACCAGCAGCGGGACGGTCGCGATGAAGGCGCCCGTCAGCGTCAGGGAGAAGTCCGCCACGTACCCGCTGGCCAGGGTCGACAGTGCGGTCTGCACCGTCGGGTCCTCGGGGGTGAGCACGACCAGGGGCCAGAAGAAGTCGTTCCAGGCCGTCATGAAGGTCAGCATGCCCAGCACCGCGGCGGCGGGCTTCGCCGCCGGGAGCACCACGTGCCAGAAGATCCGGATGGTGGTGCAGCCGTCGGCGCGCGCCGCCTCCAGCAGCTCGGTCGGAACCGCTTCCGACAGGTACTGCGTCATGAAGAACACGCCGAACGCGTTGACCATCGCGGGCACGATGACCGCGTAGATCTGGCCCGTCCACTCGATCTTCGCCATCAGCATGTACAGCGGGATGACACCCAGCTGGTTCGGGATCATCATCGTGGCGATGATGATGAGCAGCATCGCGTTGCGGCCCTTGAAGGTCAGCTTGGCGAACGCGAACCCGGCCAGGGTCGAGAACAGCACCACGCTGATCGTGATCGCACCGGAGACCATGAACGAGTTGGCCAGCGCCTTGAAGAACGGGACCGTGCCGAACGCCCGCTCGACGTTGGCCCACAGGTTGCCGCCGAGGCCGAGCGGCGGCGGAACCTGGCCGAGGACGCCGTTGTCGTGCGAACCGACCACCAGCATCCAGTACAGCGGGAACGCCGCGAAGAAGGCCAGGGCCAGCAGCGACAGGTAGGTGAGCTTGCCGGGGCGGCGTTCGGCGTTGAACACCCGGCGGCGGCGCGGCGCCTCGGGCGCCCGGACCGCGGCCGGCTCGGTCGAGTGGCGGCTCAGGGTCGTGGTCATCGCGAACTCCGCACACGGCTGGTCAGCAGGTAGTTGATCGCGGCGACGATGACGATGATGAAGAACATCACCCAGGCCGCGGTCGAGGCGTAGCCGAAGTCGAAACGGGAGAAGCCGACCTCGTACAGGTACAGCGACAGCGTCTGGAACTGCCGGTCCGAACCGCCGGTCACCGACGCCCCGCCGAACAGCAGCGGTTCGGCCAGGACCTGCATGCCGCCGATCGTGGAGATGATGACCGTGAAGATGATCGTCGGGCGGATCGCCGGGACCGTGATCCGGGTGAGCTGCTGGAAGCTGCTCGCACCGTCCAGCGACGCCGCGTCGTAGAGGTCCTTCGACACCGCCTGCATCGCGGCCAGGTAGATCAGGGCGTTGTAGCCCGTCCACCGCCAGATGATCATGACCGAGATCGCGATCTGCGACGACGCCGTGCCGGCCTGCCAATCGATGCGGCCGAGGCCGAGCGAGTCCAGCAGCCAGTTGATCAGGCCGTAGTCCTTGCCGAAGATCTGGCCGAAGATGATGGCGACGGCCGCGACGGACGTGATGTTGGGCAGCAGCGCGGACATGCGCCAGAACGTGGGCGCCCGCAGGCGCTGGTTGAGCACGTGCGCCAGCACGAGGGCCATGATCAGCTGGGGAACGGTGGACATCACCCAGATCTGGGCGGTGTTGCGCAGCGCGTTCCAGAAGTACTCGTCGGCGAACAGGTCCTTGTAGTTCTGGATGCCCACGAACGGGTGCGTATCCGCGAGCAGGCTCCAGTCGTGCAGCGACACCCACGCCGTGTAGATGAGCGGGAACACCCCGAACGCGGCGAACAGCACGAAGAACGGCAGCACGTACAGGTAGGGCGATGCCTTGAGGTCAAGGCGGTAGAACGCGTTTCTCATGGTCGAGCGGTCCCTTCGACTACCGGGAATGTGGCCGGGGCCCGGCCGCCGCGTCCTCGCGGCGGCCGGGCCCCGGCCGTGGTTCACAGGAGAGCCTTGACGTCCTTGACAGCCTGGGTCCAGGCCTCGTCCGGCTTCTGCTTGCCCTGCTCGACCCGGGTCAGGCCGTTCTGGATCGCGGTGTTGATGTCACCGGACTTCGGGCCCATGTACTGCGGCACCATGGTGCTGACAGACTTCGAGAAGATCTGGCCGACCGGCGCGTTGTTGAAGAACGGGTTCTTGAAGTCCTTGATCACCGGCTGCTCGTACAGCGACACCGTCGACGGGAAGTTGCCCAGGGCCCGGAACACCTTCGCCTGCTGCTCCGGCGCCACCAGCCACTTGGCCAGCTTCGACGCCTCAGCAACGTTCTTGCCCTGCTTGGGCAGCGTCAGGAACGAACCACCCCAGTTACCGCCACCACCGGGGATACCGGCGATGTCCCACTTACCCGAGGAGTCCTTGGCCTGCGACTGGATGTAGGCCATCATCCACGACGGGCAGGCGAGCGTGACGAACGAACCGTTGGCCATACCCGCGTTCCAGTCCGCCGACCAGGCGGCGATCTTCGCCGACAGGCCCTTGTTGATCGCGTCGATCGTCAGGTCCCAGGCCTTCTTCACACCGGGGTTGGTCTCCACGACGACGTTGGCGCCGTCGTAGATGCCGACCGGCTGCTGGCCGAGGACGGAGCGGTACATGACCGTCGGGCCGTCCATCCACGAGGAGCCCTTGACGTTGGCGGCCTTGAAGCGCTCGCCGGCCTTGATGTAGTCCTCCCACGTCGGCCACAGCTTGGTGACCTCTTCGCGGTCGGTCGGCAGGCCGGCCTTCTCGAAGATGTCGCGGCGGTAGCACATCGCCAT
This window encodes:
- a CDS encoding carbohydrate ABC transporter permease, whose translation is MTTTLSRHSTEPAAVRAPEAPRRRRVFNAERRPGKLTYLSLLALAFFAAFPLYWMLVVGSHDNGVLGQVPPPLGLGGNLWANVERAFGTVPFFKALANSFMVSGAITISVVLFSTLAGFAFAKLTFKGRNAMLLIIIATMMIPNQLGVIPLYMLMAKIEWTGQIYAVIVPAMVNAFGVFFMTQYLSEAVPTELLEAARADGCTTIRIFWHVVLPAAKPAAAVLGMLTFMTAWNDFFWPLVVLTPEDPTVQTALSTLASGYVADFSLTLTGAFIATVPLLVVFVVLGRQIIGGIMQGAVKG
- a CDS encoding carbohydrate ABC transporter permease; protein product: MRNAFYRLDLKASPYLYVLPFFVLFAAFGVFPLIYTAWVSLHDWSLLADTHPFVGIQNYKDLFADEYFWNALRNTAQIWVMSTVPQLIMALVLAHVLNQRLRAPTFWRMSALLPNITSVAAVAIIFGQIFGKDYGLINWLLDSLGLGRIDWQAGTASSQIAISVMIIWRWTGYNALIYLAAMQAVSKDLYDAASLDGASSFQQLTRITVPAIRPTIIFTVIISTIGGMQVLAEPLLFGGASVTGGSDRQFQTLSLYLYEVGFSRFDFGYASTAAWVMFFIIVIVAAINYLLTSRVRSSR
- a CDS encoding YncE family protein, which translates into the protein MIRAGMVSLAVCWALVAGCAARPSAPATSAARAEEPSAPHAEAALYPGMPQYPPTGDVYAAAGPGMLLPEVAKDRELVYVPTTIDDQLFVIDPKTYRVIATYPGGAEPQHVVPSYDLRTLYVTGSRVPGGSILPVDPRTGKPGTMLPIQDVYNLYFTPDGRQAIVVAEEYRRLDYYALPGWTPVKSLRYPKCAGINHMDYTRDGRVMLFSCEFAGRMLALDAVTGRQLRLFDLGPPEHTMPQDTRLVPDGTAFLVADMHAGGVHIFDGTATRRTGFVKTGDGAHGIYFSRDGSVAYVSNRGEGTVTVLDLATMKPRTTWQIPGGGSPDMGGVSADGRTLWLAGRYHGEVYALSTETGKLLARIPVGDGPHGLAVWPQPGRYSLGHTSNIR
- a CDS encoding extracellular solute-binding protein → MHSAFSRRRLTAVAAPLLAAALALTTAACGGSDDPAKPGGKVKLTIATFGEFGYKDLYKEYMQLNPNVEITERITKAEDHHKNLAAHLATNTGAADIEAIEEGWAGQFTANPGKFYNWADYGAAEIKAQWPAWKWQQGSAASGEVIGLGTDVGGMAMCYRRDIFEKAGLPTDREEVTKLWPTWEDYIKAGERFKAANVKGSSWMDGPTVMYRSVLGQQPVGIYDGANVVVETNPGVKKAWDLTIDAINKGLSAKIAAWSADWNAGMANGSFVTLACPSWMMAYIQSQAKDSSGKWDIAGIPGGGGNWGGSFLTLPKQGKNVAEASKLAKWLVAPEQQAKVFRALGNFPSTVSLYEQPVIKDFKNPFFNNAPVGQIFSKSVSTMVPQYMGPKSGDINTAIQNGLTRVEQGKQKPDEAWTQAVKDVKALL